A window of Cryptosporidium parvum Iowa II chromosome 1, whole genome shotgun sequence contains these coding sequences:
- a CDS encoding hypothetical protein (ortholog of hypothetical protein only found in plasmodium and schizosaccharomyces pombe, unusual phyletic distribution), which translates to MTASERLKQILENNLESNFENSEDLEETFNEWSVNGNYDVKNIQESNLNILHALSQREIIHIMDRVLGGDSFENVLEEIAKEYLGDAWSASTTNAGEKNLKIEAKSKFESGDNEMADVAQDFDEELCNSEEFVTLSQNVPLRIDHNERQLLKLVEGTLEVSKYTDRVDIGSASRSKMIVNEIRQVCAILSGLAVSFDYELGQRLIKDRSFSENEKFFQTVFEIARRYKMLNPETMRDSYGKLVFLLMDAQKESIRELLQFRCYKPVLTVYEFLKSKNCLDVLSDPLLPIATRNVEQVDDVNILNSKLTKKRLAIKELLRRYASKDYSEQCNKKSTSRGFYNLFMLGRSNQTQETEISNQSGIVTTTGSLENLEKTQETKDITVEELEMCIYSLNDHDVFLYYNKRPIDKMIEYLTTFFNPHKEQSRDLSLSLVSDPNSTARLSHDHSRQYHYVLQSLTMWREVLFNMIRLWRLAEDDLLDGNNGYRLGDTGQGIHRIQSAPRLYRAMCEIISKVQREVGNWVGSSVIHLGDRTVPNALVFIDKYLQVPKILTPIVLCIEKIDKLSNSSIHLKIFIENSFGGVLSLKQQILVDFFKHGFDGGGADNFFDAGSCIDGRLTSAWNWCSNIEKKPYFPIFLLTGFVGFDGKF; encoded by the coding sequence aTGACAGCCTCCGAAAGATTGAAACAgattttggaaaataaccttgaatcaaattttgagaattcTGAAGACTTAGAAGAGACTTTTAACGAATGGAGTGTAAATGGGAACTATGATGTGAAGAATATCCAAGAATCTAATTTAAACATTCTTCATGCTTTAAGTCAGAGGGAGATAATACATATAATGGACAGGGTTTTGGGCGGAGATAGCTTTGAAAATGTATTAGAAGAGATTGCGAAGGAATACCTTGGAGATGCCTGGTCTGCTTCTACAACTAATGCTGGCGAGAAAAACCTTAAGATTGAGGCGAAAAGTAAATTTGAATCCGGAGATAATGAAATGGCTGATGTGGCGCAGGATTTTGACGAGGAATTATGCAACTCAGAGGAATTTGTTACACTGTCCCAAAATGTACCTTTGAGAATTGACCATAACGAAAGACAGCTTTTAAAGCTAGTGGAGGGAACGCTGGAGGTCAGCAAATATACCGACAGAGTGGATATTGGATCAGCATCTAGGTCAAAGATGATTGTGAACGAAATAAGACAAGTTTGCGCAATTTTGAGCGGACTGGCCGTATCATTTGATTATGAGCTTGGCCAAAGGCTCATTAAGGATAGAAGTTTCAGTGAAAATGAGAAATTCTTTCAGACAGTTTTTGAGATTGCAAGGAGATATAAAATGTTAAATCCTGAGACGATGAGGGACTCTTATGGAAAACTagtttttttattgatgGATGCACAGAAAGAAAGTATCAGAGAGCTCCTGCAGTTTAGATGCTACAAGCCTGTGTTAACGGTTTATGAATTTCTTAAGAGTAAAAATTGCTTGGACGTTTTGAGCGATCCATTACTTCCAATAGCTACGCGTAATGTCGAGCAGGTTGATGATGTAAACATTCTCAATTCAAAGCTGACAAAGAAACGACTTGCAATCAAAGAGTTACTGAGGAGATACGCATCTAAGGACTATTCTGAGCAATGCAATAAAAAATCTACATCTCGTGgtttttataatttatttatgcTCGGGAGGTCAAACCAAACACAAGAAACGGAAATAAGTAATCAGTCTGGTATAGTTACAACTACAGGAAGCTTGGAAAATCTTGAAAAGACCCAAGAAACGAAGGATATCACTGTTGAGGAGCTTGAAATGTGTATATACTCTCTTAATGATCACGATGTTTTCCTATACTATAACAAACGTCCCATCGACAAGATGATCGAGTACTTGACAACTTTCTTCAACCCTCACAAAGAACAATCTAGGGATCTAAGTCTTTCTCTTGTTAGCGATCCGAACTCGACTGCAAGGCTTAGCCATGATCATTCGCGCCAATACCACTATGTACTGCAAAGCCTTACAATGTGGCGCGAGGTCCTTTTTAATATGATTAGATTGTGGAGGCTTGCAGAAGATGATTTACTTGATGGAAACAACGGATATAGGCTTGGAGATACTGGTCAAGGTATCCACAGAATTCAATCTGCTCCTAGACTCTATAGAGCAATGTGTGAGATTATATCAAAAGTGCAGCGCGAAGTAGGAAACTGGGTAGGATCTTCTGTAATTCACCTTGGAGATAGGACAGTACCTAACGCTCTCgtttttattgataaatatcTTCAGGTgccaaaaatattaactcCAATAGTTTTGTGTATTGAGAAAATAGATAAACTTTCTAATTCAAGCATTCatttgaagatatttattgaaaattcgTTTGGAGGAGTCTTAAGTCTTAAACAGCAAATTCTTGTAGATTTTTTCAAGCATGGGTTCGATGGCGGTGGAGCCGATAATTTCTTCGACGCAGGCTCTTGTATCGACGGTAGACTCACATCCGCATGGAACTGGTGttcaaatatagaaaagaaaCCATACTTTCCAATTTTCCTACTAACAGGATTCGTCGGATTCGACGGGAAGTTCTAA
- a CDS encoding transcription factor E2F (transcripts identified by EST): MSSSRSNSPYDTDRHRGNYEWEDNDRRRVADNEGRRDRDFDSERGRRREHYGGRDRRRDFRRRSVENSRGGRHRDDENMDKGKNDDQNNSQWEREREKERDRDRERDRERDRDRDRDRDRDRDRDRERDRERDRERDRERDRDRERDRDRERDRERDRDRYKEKIKDRGYMEKKRSKGYRSKRRSSSVSSDDSDLPPRRYREFKSRNRRRRRSVSSSRSSSEVSSSSEYERRDRNYERGRGRDRDRYKRSRRNYSSDESSPERAYRHRENKYSKKHKNYYSESGSSSDSEIDRSGHKRRHEPDNYDWKDRSKDFHVDIQEENHSSKKWQPASSSSVEKEGSGYTSKNNVDTSRNNTNVELNNYNSSYEEGIPENSTCVTLCERLMDIRNMSEPQRCNKSIAKLLDLILDNSDEFLAEDTAGRELTKQQFITWFVINQQNGPSIADSEVTSSKMENRRQRFTRVNKRLFTEISSSESYSLDFEELRDKESDETINTQIVLYGCKKGKLIRVYVIKDKDDLTMKDNISLNKLKSHKIFAVFLRYLQKKGIKYPRNNYGNDEDQNPHFDGVFHYYDFVNNQNIIE, encoded by the coding sequence ATGTCATCTTCACGTTCAAACTCGCCATATGATACAGATAGGCATAGAGGAAACTATGAATGGGAGGATAATGATAGAAGGAGAGTTGCAGATAATGAGGGGCGCAGAGATCGCGACTTTGACAGTGAAAGAGGAAGAAGGCGTGAGCACTATGGAGGAAGAGATAGAAGAAGAGATTTCAGAAGAAGATCAGTAGAGAACTCAAGAGGTGGGAGGCATAGGGATGATGAAAACATGGATAAGGGTAAAAATGATGATCAGAATAATTCTCAATGGGAGCGTGAACGcgaaaaagaaagagacAGAGATAGGGAAAGAGATAGAGAAAGAGATAGAGATAGAGATAGAGATAGAGATAGAGATAGAGATAGAGATAGAGAAAGAGATAGAGAAAGAGATAGAGAAAGAGATAGAGAAAGAGATAGAGATAGAGAAAGAGATAGAGATAGAGAAAGAGATAGGGAACGAGATAGGGATAGgtacaaagaaaaaattaaagatagAGGATATATGGAAAAGAAGCGATCAAAAGGTTATCGATCAAAAAGGAGATCATCTTCTGTATCTTCAGATGACTCAGATTTGCCCCCAAGGAGATACAGAGAATTCAAAAGCAGAAATAGGAGGCGTAGAAGAAGTGTTTCTAGCTCTAGGTCATCTAGTGAGGTAAGCAGTTCTTCTGAATATGAAAGGCGCGACAGAAACTACGAAAGAGGCCGTGGAAGAGATAGGGATCGTTACAAAAGAAGCCgaagaaattattcttCTGATGAATCTTCTCCTGAGCGAGCCTACAGACACAGGGAAAACAAGTATAGTAAAAAACATAAAAACTATTATTCTGAATCAGGATCTAGCTCTGATTCAGAAATCGATCGATCTGGACATAAGAGGCGCCATGAACCAGACAATTACGACTGGAAAGATAGATCAAAAGACTTTCATGTAGATATCCAAGAGGAAAACCATTCATCAAAGAAATGGCAGCCAGCCTCTAGCAGCTCAGTTGAGAAAGAAGGATCCGGCTACACTTCAAAGAATAATGTAGATACTTCCAGGAATAATACTAATGTTGAACTGAATAATTACAATTCAAGTTATGAAGAAGGCATCCCAGAAAACTCCACATGTGTGACTCTTTGTGAGAGGTTAATGGATATTAGAAATATGAGCGAGCCTCAAAGATGTAATAAGTCAATTGCCAAACTTCTAGATTTGATCCTTGACAATAGCGACGAATTTTTGGCTGAAGATACTGCTGGGAGAGAGCTCACTAAACAACAATTTATTACATGGTTTGTAATAAACCAGCAAAATGGTCCCTCTATTGCTGATTCTGAAGTTACATCTTCCAAAATGGAAAATAGGAGGCAAAGGTTTACTAGGGTGAACAAAAGATTGTTTACCGAGATATCCTCTTCTGAATCATATTCGTTAGACTTTGAAGAATTAAGGGACAAAGAATCTGATGAAACTATTAATACTCAAATAGTCCTTTATGGATGCAAAAAAGGAAAGCTAATAAGAGTTTATGTTATTAAAGACAAGGATGACCTTACTATGAAGGATAACATATCTCTTAACAAGCTAAAAAGTCATAAGATTTTTGCTGTTTTTCTTAGATACTTACAAAAGAAAGGAATAAAATACCCGCGTAATAACTACGGAAATGATGAGGACCAAAATCCACATTTTGACGGGGTCTTTCACTACTACGACTTTGTCAAcaatcaaaatataatagAGTAA
- a CDS encoding hypothetical protein (transcripts identified by EST), with protein MLSISPIRGNKKGVLRMPNSEVKERSKPKCSVAFCETVEFRTVYVTKQERLGQFYDLTHWDFINEDNQEHTQNLIADFAATCIPLKDSDESTGNRKIKRLFWNYNDENCCNNFTISWLNSCSNEESSFSTEMDQDSIFHHFEDSYSNEIEYDQQDVTFQEFDADFNCEEFEDSLDDDYFIESEEISISISYK; from the coding sequence ATGTTGTCTATTTCTCCAATTCGCGGAAATAAAAAAGGCGTTCTACGAATGCCGAATAGTGAGGTAAAGGAAAGAAGCAAACCTAAGTGCTCTGTTGCGTTCTGTGAGACGGTCGAATTTAGAACTGTTTATGTAACTAAACAAGAGAGACTAGGTCAGTTTTATGACCTAACTCATTGGGATTTCATTAATGAAGACAATCAAGAGCATACACAAAACCTTATTGCAGACTTTGCAGCAACATGCATTCCTCTCAAGGATTCAGATGAATCAACTGGAAATCGGAAAATAAAGAGGTTATTCTGGAACTACAACGACGAGAATTGCTGTAATAACTTTACTATTTCTTGGCTTAATTCATGCTCTAACGAAGAATCCAGTTTCAGCACTGAAATGGATCAGGACTCaatatttcatcattttgaaGATAGTTATTCGAACGAAATCGAATACGATCAACAAGATGTAACATTCCAAGAATTTGATGCTGACTTCAATTGTGAGGAATTTGAAGACAGTTTAGACGATgattattttattgaaagCGAAGAAATTAGTATTAGTATTAGCTACAAATGA
- a CDS encoding histidine triad (HIT) family zinc binding protein, with translation VDLDFLHITVFGSMVDSEVTIFDRIVSGEIPCRKIYEDDLCISFHDINPVAPVHALLVPKKRSGLTRLSKATETHKEILGHLMTKVPVVAKLLDLDDFRIVINDGESSCQTVFHLHIHILGGRNFTWPPG, from the coding sequence GTAGATTTGGATTTTCTACATATTACTGTATTTGGTTCGATGGTAGATTCAGAAGTGACAATTTTTGATAGAATAGTTAGTGGGGAGATACCATGCAGGAAAATTTATGAAGATGATTTATGTATTTCCTTTCATGACATTAACCCTGTAGCACCAGTACACGCATTGCTAGTTCCGAAAAAGAGGAGTGGTCTAACAAGGCTTAGCAAAGCTACTGAAACACACAAGGAAATATTGGGGCACCTAATGACCAAAGTTCCGGTAGTTGCCAAACTTTTAGATCTAGATGACTTTAGAATTGTAATTAATGATGGCGAGAGTTCATGTCAAACAGTATTCCATTTACATATCCACATACTAGGTGGTCGTAACTTTACATGGCCACCAGGTTaa
- a CDS encoding domain KOG2577, transcription factor E2F/dimerization partner (TDP): MQHSQQGELGTLQDGSYIQQYDYSPINSPNFEENILLYNDNPVNNAGMLYRSDSIFSESSCVSGYTMMKSSSLTNIPSRNLISDIPPIQSGPARASRNSSNIRRSSTSPPPHMNYPYSPNSYHQSSPYYSNSPSSSPRSLSPSLTSRQSPQLGSEQSRAESGLLLLTEKVIEYAKQSPKYEIDLQSVENKLGVPRRRLYDITNVLEAVGLFTKPRHNIYKLNMDMSSGLLQDEENDENIIFYTKSQLELEQAISKIKDSIQELIQVGQEQGLLYADRETLSKLCPVNTNTIVSISMPIDSSITLNPNQHSYQLLNSILRTKNSHTESGMISVQSQILDSHWSILLKHQSSQLNVDVINGHANILEEIRQTMSPMKQPMQPPNINNPTSIVDNFLH, encoded by the coding sequence ATGCAGCACAGCCAACAAGGCGAGTTGGGAACACTCCAGGATGGCTCTTACATTCAACAATACGATTATTCGCCAATTAACTCTCCAAactttgaagaaaatattttgttatACAATGACAACCCAGTAAATAATGCAGGTATGCTATATAGATCTGACAGCATTTTTAGTGAAAGCAGTTGTGTTTCTGGATATACAATGATGAAAAGTTCATCTTTGACTAACATTCCATCTAGAAATTTAATTAGTGATATCCCTCCAATACAGTCTGGTCCTGCAAGAGCAAGTCggaattcttcaaatattagGAGATCATCGACTTCGCCGCCGCCACATATGAACTACCCATATTCTCCAAATTCATATCATCAGTCTTCTCcttattattcaaatagcCCGTCTAGCTCTCCGAGGAGTTTATCGCCATCACTAACTTCTAGACAAAGCCCTCAATTAGGTTCTGAACAATCTAGAGCAGAAAGTggtttattattacttacTGAAAAGGTTATTGAATATGCAAAACAAAGCccaaaatatgaaattgaTCTACAAAGTGTAGAAAATAAACTCGGGGTGCCTAGAAGAAGGCTTTACGATATTACTAATGTACTTGAAGCAGTAGGATTATTCACTAAACCTAGgcataatatttataagcTTAATATGGATATGAGCTCTGGACTTTTGCAAGATGAAGagaatgatgaaaatattatcttttaCACAAAGTCTCAATTAGAGCTGGAACAAGCTATATCAAAAATCAAAGATTCGATTCAGGAGCTTATTCAGGTAGGGCAAGAGCAAGGATTGTTATATGCTGACAGAGAAACCCTTTCAAAATTGTGCCCTGTAAACACTAACACAATCGTTTCTATATCTATGCCCATAGACTCGTCTATCACTTTAAATCCCAACCAGCACTCCTATCAACTACTAAATTCTATTCTAAGAACTAAAAATAGCCATACTGAAAGCGGTATGATTTCAGTTCAATCACAAATTTTAGACTCTCATTGGAGCATTCTACTAAAGCATCAGTCCTCACAGCTTAATGTTGACGTCATTAATGGCCACgcaaatatattagaagAGATCAGGCAAACCATGTCTCCCATGAAACAGCCTATGCAACCACCTAACATTAACAACCCCACAAGTATTGTGGATAACTTCTTGCATTAA
- a CDS encoding RPB7 like OB fold RNA polymerase subunit: MYQIPWVVKESCVVTNEVAYHLIGKCIRNLAKLGKSEFEENPSSMQETVREVEKLSTEQLQNIRESFINKGEYDNECFELLRVKGTVQLLPNSIGNIEDSIKKYLCCFLFHYIAEFQGVWICFHKISTVNTYGYVPDCEPNGSFLVNVEFKALVFKPKIGELLICRISHVSPSHVSGITYGILNVVIPMKSFKGDEYEFQKADSLTYETNTLVNKINKEKNLKVGSIIFVRIKKYSFSDNGDFISSISGQFESLID; encoded by the coding sequence ATGTATCAAATTCCTTGGGTAGTTAAAGAATCATGCGTAGTGACGAATGAGGTTGCATACCATCTTATTGGAAAATGCATTAGAAACCTTGCAAAGCTGGGTAAAagtgaatttgaagaaaatccTTCTTCAATGCAAGAAACAGTAAGAGAAGTGGAGAAACTCTCAACGGAGCAGCTACAGAATATTAGAGAGAGTTTTATTAACAAAGGGGAATATGATAATGAATGTTTTGAACTTCTTCGAGTCAAAGGCACCGTTCAGCTATTACCTAACAGCATAGGgaatattgaagattcaataaaaaaatatttatgcTGCTTTTTATTTCACTATATTGCAGAGTTTCAAGGAGTTTGGATATGTTTTCATAAAATAAGTACTGTTAACACGTACGGATATGTGCCAGACTGCGAGCCTAATGGTTCTTTTCTTGTAAATGTAGAATTCAAAGCTTTAGTATTTAAACCTAAAATAGGTGAACTATTAATATGCCGTATTTCGCATGTGTCTCCATCCCATGTTTCTGGAATTACCTACGGGATTTTGAATGTAGTAATTCCCATGAAAAGTTTTAAAGGAGATGAATATGAATTTCAAAAGGCAGACTCATTAACATACGAAACGAATACTTTGGTaaacaaaataaacaaagaaaagaaCTTAAAAGTCggatcaataatatttgttcGTATAAAGAAGTATAGTTTTTCCGATAATGGGGACTTTATTTCATCTATAAGCGGTCAATTCGAATCTCttattgattaa
- a CDS encoding RING finger domain at N-terminus, CCCH domain at C-terminus, involved in RNA metabolism, HC-23 protein, whose amino-acid sequence NLQAAMDTDSANDTFLWSLTEIENDCSLCLRQIGISNNIPGVVLQCCQQVVCEDCYKDELINKNNGSCPFCFFKGNNKGQKLSISINNPGISMNGVINSVNPAAIVSATAIPNGSSSNTNCLSSVGGGLPLDLSCWLPQNLTAICNPGFQSSSSSTCATSPYYKSNSTSAGEGFNQDSFIYMRGNSIPGVVCGMNSINVGVGTPNVNIPNSQPSPFGGVLNDGFWNHSHNSVALQNNTVNHNTTGSSTNGSFISDPWMSTSGGYSPSNGFLHDFNSYDNNINSNNLNPNMNCSNTEGISDTNTNINHMKQCNNGANGILNNGQNSKIVNGAMNNLSETRNSIIETDKKVCDLINEGNKDNLYQPGINVSSFNTTAPNLISISNNASDIYQNNSIYTWTVQNPMACNSMNSFNQANNHNGIIPSTTSVDVDFQRFCLGLGFDINSQNQVICDSQNKNNMLISEHINNVNINERNNRSNNGGATLSSHQNMKPLDNSDNNACTGEGDGISVESGVNEAYINGSNLTENKLENRDLQIGSNMDNHLIAINEDSGSNNINSSINDTNTNTQLFNSSAFPPLTSALIKQIPSSKDSTKISSVTSSINNNNGLNTGNSQQNECLNSSNSPKLSSISTSGSNQNINNNNPSTGSNPKLISMMGVRNEGSIRNNLNIGSALSANNSKQNTINSGKPGVVGNLNISTGNVSYIDAVLHKNDSNSGGVTTTSSSTGRSENQASVNSDMSNISNDSSNNLLSVNTDEDSSTALGAHGEPYNYKRALCRHWMRGYCWLEADCKFAHGEAELRTRDGKLRHPTLSNGNSEVANQNQGQSQSQSQAQSQSQYQSAAQLPTVNNVTIPSGNLTATSTSTFTSSTSGGSSVSSSIQSKGLKQQSGNGKNGSNASYAATAASSLTNNVLNNDSNISYSVMVVSGASNLDSKR is encoded by the coding sequence AACCTTCAAGCTGCTATGGATACAGATTCAGCGAATGACACTTTTTTATGGTCTTTGACAGAGATAGAAAATGATTGTTCATTATGTTTAAGACAAATTGGCATATCGAATAATATTCCGGGAGTAGTTCTTCAGTGTTGCCAGCAAGTTGTTTGTGAAGATTGCTATAAggatgaattaattaacaaGAATAACGGAAGCTGCccattttgtttttttaaaggTAATAACAAGGGACAGAAATTGTCAATATCTATAAATAATCCTGGTATATCTATGAATGGTGTAATAAACTCTGTGAATCCAGCGGCGATTGTGTCAGCTACTGCTATACCAAATGGATCTAGCTCCAATACTAACTGTCTATCTTCAGTTGGAGGCGGATTACCACTTGATCTTTCTTGTTGGCTACCACAAAACCTTACTGCCATTTGTAATCCAGGATTTCAATCAAGTAGCTCTAGTACATGCGCTACATCTCCTTATTATAAAAGTAATAGTACCAGTGCCGGAGAGGGATTTAATCAAGATAGCTTTATATATATGAGGGGGAATTCCATTCCTGGTGTCGTTTGCGGAATGAACTCGATTAATGTAGGTGTTGGCACTCCTAATgtaaatattccaaattctCAGCCATCGCCATTTGGCGGAGTGCTTAATGATGGATTTTGGAACCATTCGCACAATTCTGTAGCATTGCAGAACAACACAGTAAACCATAATACTACGGGAAGTTCCACTAATGGCTCGTTTATATCAGATCCTTGGATGTCTACAAGTGGTGGTTATTCTCCATCTAATGGGTTTTTGCATGATTTTAACTCTTATGataacaatattaatagcaACAACTTAAATCCAAATATGAATTGCTCCAATACGGAAGGTATTTCTGATACAAATACCAATATAAATCATATGAAACAGTGTAACAACGGAGCTAATGGCATACTGAATAATGGACAAAATTCTAAGATTGTCAACGGCGCAATGAACAATTTGAGTGAGACGAGAAATTCTATTATAGAAACTGATAAAAAGGTATGCGACTTGATTAATGAAGGAAATAAAGACAACTTATATCAACCAGGCATTAATGTTAGCTCTTTTAATACTACGGCACCAAACTTAATaagtatttcaaataatgcaTCAGATATTTAccaaaataattctatATATACTTGGACCGTTCAAAATCCAATGGCATGCAATAGTATGAATTCATTTAACCAGGCAAATAATCACAACGGCATTATACCATCTACTACATCCGTCGATGTTGATTTTCAAAGGTTTTGTCTTGGATTAGgatttgatattaattcGCAAAACCAAGTTATTTGCGACTCACAAAACAAAAACAATATGTTAATCAGTGAGCATATCAACAATGTAAATATCAACGAGAGAAATAATAGAAGCAATAATGGTGGGGCTACCTTAAGCAGCCACCAAAATATGAAGCCCTTGGATAATTCAGATAATAATGCATGCACAGGGGAAGGAGACGGAATTTCAGTGGAAAGTGGTGTCAATGAGGCATATATTAATGGCTCTAACCTCACTGAAAACAAGTTAGAGAATAGAGACTTGCAAATTGGCTCTAATATGGATAACCACTTGATTGCTATTAATGAGGACAGCggttcaaataatattaatagctCAATTAATGACACCAATACCAATACACAGTTATTTAATAGTTCTGCGTTTCCTCCATTAACAAGTGCATTAATTAAGCAGATACCATCATCCAAAGACTCAACGAAGATATCTAGTGTTACATCTAGcatcaataataataatgggCTAAATACGGGGAACTCCCAACAAAATGAATGCTTGAATTCGTCAAATAGTCCAAAACTATCCAGCATTTCCACTTCAGGCTCAAACCAGaacattaataataataacccCTCAACTGGTTCAAACCCTAAATTGATCTCCATGATGGGGGTGAGAAATGAAGGTTCAAtcagaaataatttaaatataggTAGTGCTCTTTCTGCAAATAACTCGAAGCAAAATACAATTAACTCTGGAAAACCCGGGGTTGTGggaaatttgaatatttcaaCAGGAAATGTGTCCTATATTGACGCAGTTCTACATAAAAATGATAGCAATAGCGGAGGTGTGACTACAACTTCATCAAGCACTGGGAGATCTGAAAATCAGGCATCAGTTAATAGCGATATGTCGAACATTAGTAATGATAGctctaataatttattgtCGGTTAATACAGACGAAGATTCATCAACTGCTCTTGGTGCTCATGGAGAACCTTACAATTACAAAAGAGCACTCTGCAGGCACTGGATGCGTGGCTATTGCTGGTTAGAGGCAGATTGTAAGTTTGCTCATGGTGAAGCTGAATTAAGGACAAGAGATGGCAAACTACGCCATCCTACTCTTTCAAATGGGAATTCTGAGGTTGCTAATCAAAACCAAGGGCAATCCCAATCTCAGTCTCAAGCTCAGTCTCAATCCCAATACCAGTCCGCAGCGCAGTTGCCCACTGTGAATAATGTTACGATTCCATCGGGGAATTTGACAGCAACTTCGACTTCTACATTTACATCTTCCACAAGCGGCGGGTCTAGTGTATCGTCGAGTATTCAGTCAAAGGGATTAAAACAGCAATCGGGTAATGGTAAGAACGGCAGTAATGCAAGCTATGCAGCAACAGCGGCTAGCAGTTTAACAAATAATGttctaaataatgattCCAACATTAGCTATAGTGTTATGGTCGTTTCAGGAGCCTCCAATTTGGACTCGAAACGTTGA